One Desulfobulbaceae bacterium DNA segment encodes these proteins:
- a CDS encoding transposase — protein sequence MRKKRHNYTPEEKVSILRRHLIERIPVSDLCDEQQLQPTTFYLWQKQFFENGAAAFACNDRPQKRAEEVKIQQLEAKLSRKHEVLSELMEEHIKLKKELGEL from the coding sequence ATGCGAAAGAAGCGTCACAATTACACCCCAGAAGAAAAAGTTTCCATTTTGAGACGTCACCTGATCGAGCGTATCCCAGTATCCGACCTGTGTGACGAGCAACAACTTCAGCCCACGACTTTTTACCTTTGGCAGAAGCAGTTTTTCGAGAACGGAGCCGCAGCATTTGCCTGTAACGACCGCCCTCAAAAGCGTGCTGAAGAAGTCAAAATCCAGCAGCTTGAGGCCAAACTAAGCAGAAAGCACGAAGTTCTCTCCGAACTGATGGAGGAACACATCAAGCTAAAAAAAGAACTTGGGGAGCTCTAA
- a CDS encoding transposase family protein yields MSVSKSKFYTWVERYGKANEHNAPIPRDFWLESWEQEAIVRFALDNPLEGYRRLTFMMLDQNIVAVSPSSTWRVLTKAGLLKKWNQKPSLRGTGFVQPLLPFEHWHVDVSHLNIRGTFYYLCSFLDGCSRSIIHWEIREQMTERDVEIILERAKEKYPAARPRIISDNGPQFIAKDFKEFIRISGMTHVRTSPFYPQSNGKLERFHKTIKSECIRPGVPLSLDDGRRIVEKYIEHYNTVRLHSAIGYVTPADKLNGREKEIFKERDRKLEEARELRKQKRQKAFSEIMSPGQADLPLSQTG; encoded by the coding sequence CTGTCGGTCTCAAAGAGCAAGTTTTACACCTGGGTCGAGCGGTACGGCAAAGCGAACGAACACAATGCCCCTATTCCTCGCGATTTCTGGCTTGAATCCTGGGAACAGGAAGCCATTGTCAGGTTTGCCCTCGACAACCCGCTTGAGGGATATCGGCGCCTGACTTTTATGATGCTGGATCAGAATATCGTGGCCGTCAGCCCCTCAAGCACCTGGCGTGTTTTAACAAAGGCAGGCCTGCTGAAAAAGTGGAACCAAAAACCATCTCTCAGGGGAACCGGGTTCGTTCAGCCTCTGCTGCCTTTTGAACATTGGCATGTTGATGTCTCTCACCTCAACATCCGTGGCACCTTCTACTACCTGTGCAGCTTTCTGGATGGGTGCAGTCGTTCAATCATCCATTGGGAAATCAGAGAGCAGATGACTGAGAGAGACGTAGAAATCATACTCGAAAGAGCAAAGGAGAAATACCCGGCAGCCAGACCTCGGATCATTTCCGACAACGGGCCTCAGTTCATTGCCAAAGATTTCAAGGAGTTCATCAGAATTTCAGGAATGACCCATGTGCGAACTTCACCCTTTTATCCGCAGTCAAACGGCAAACTGGAGCGGTTCCACAAAACCATCAAAAGTGAATGCATTCGTCCCGGAGTTCCGCTTTCCCTTGACGATGGCCGCAGAATTGTCGAGAAGTACATTGAGCACTACAACACCGTCAGGCTTCACAGCGCCATTGGCTACGTTACCCCGGCCGACAAGCTGAATGGCCGGGAAAAAGAAATATTCAAAGAGCGAGACAGAAAACTTGAAGAGGCCAGAGAACTGAGAAAGCAAAAACGGCAAAAAGCTTTCTCTGAAATCATGAGCCCAGGGCAAGCTGATTTACCATTAAGTCAGACGGGCTAA